In Limosilactobacillus sp. WILCCON 0051, a single window of DNA contains:
- a CDS encoding polymerase produces MSDLSLRIKQVWKTQLNGEVLFFIAFVLYFFFSFIRNTTFNPYVGARPFNLVSYLVVGLLVVKIYIFDNQQLKSLLIATIGLGLAAISWRMSGSNLIIVMMAFILGARGISFQKIIKWYFWLGITMLVMVMLFSLTGIIKNMVFIAKGRAPRYALGIIYPTDFAAHVLYLVLAHAYLNYRSLNIRYYFTYFVIALVAMLVTNARLSFICLILTIAVLWVAKHAESENRPIAKLIASFYWTSTPLLAVITIFSTYLFDNTNHIFYMVDHLLSGRLSYGNMAFWRYPITFWGQKVVEHGYGGNAGMKIFSQHNGEYFYIDSSYMRLIMIYGLVIAVVMVGIFMTISIRETAVRKYALPAILFIVSISCMVEQHLLELTYNPFLLALLAEVGMDKALEERIDEKQKL; encoded by the coding sequence ATGTCTGATCTGTCGCTAAGAATCAAACAGGTTTGGAAAACGCAATTAAATGGCGAGGTACTTTTCTTTATTGCGTTTGTACTGTATTTTTTCTTTTCTTTTATTCGAAATACAACATTTAATCCATACGTTGGGGCACGCCCTTTTAATCTAGTTTCGTATTTAGTGGTAGGATTGTTGGTTGTTAAAATATATATTTTTGATAATCAACAACTTAAATCATTATTAATAGCAACAATTGGGTTGGGATTGGCAGCGATATCTTGGCGAATGTCGGGATCAAATTTAATTATTGTTATGATGGCTTTCATCCTAGGTGCTAGAGGAATATCCTTTCAAAAAATCATAAAATGGTATTTCTGGTTAGGTATTACGATGTTAGTAATGGTGATGTTATTTTCATTAACCGGAATAATTAAAAATATGGTTTTCATTGCAAAGGGTCGGGCACCTAGATATGCCCTGGGTATAATCTATCCTACAGATTTTGCAGCGCATGTATTGTATTTAGTCCTTGCACATGCATATTTAAACTATAGGTCACTTAATATTAGATATTACTTTACCTACTTTGTAATTGCGTTGGTAGCTATGCTGGTTACTAATGCTCGATTGAGTTTTATCTGTTTAATATTGACAATTGCTGTTTTATGGGTTGCAAAGCATGCTGAGTCTGAAAATAGACCTATTGCAAAATTAATTGCGTCCTTCTATTGGACCAGCACTCCTTTGTTAGCTGTAATTACTATTTTCTCAACGTATCTTTTTGATAATACAAACCATATATTCTATATGGTAGACCATTTATTATCAGGGAGGCTTTCATATGGAAACATGGCTTTTTGGAGATATCCGATTACATTTTGGGGCCAAAAAGTCGTTGAGCATGGGTATGGTGGAAATGCAGGGATGAAAATTTTTAGCCAACATAACGGAGAATATTTTTATATTGATTCTTCATACATGCGTTTAATCATGATCTATGGGTTAGTTATTGCGGTCGTGATGGTAGGAATTTTTATGACGATTTCTATTCGTGAAACCGCAGTGAGAAAATATGCTCTTCCAGCTATTTTATTTATCGTATCCATTAGCTGCATGGTTGAACAACATTTATTAGAATTAACATATAATCCATTTCTATTGGCACTTCTTGCTGAAGTAGGAATGGATAAAGCTTTGGAGGAAAGAATTGATGAAAAGCAAAAATTATAG
- a CDS encoding DUF4422 domain-containing protein, with protein sequence MTVYVITHKPFKYADKLPSGYLPMMVGANSNANPDNYLADNTLENISDKNPYYCELTGLYWIWKNSASENVGLAHYRRYFYERSIGGRNAMYLYLLIMGNKVKPISTDKLDDLLTEYDWIVAHPENEGGGDLWNQFAKDNNILDMQHTRDVISEKYPDYVAAFDEVMHSSSWMSPYNMFYASKNKMDEYCKWLFDILFEVEKRTDMSGYTDYQKRLYGFLSERLLNVWLKKHSEYKVKYLTVFKSDDLDRKALIRRITNHFGITKGVNN encoded by the coding sequence ATGACTGTCTATGTAATAACGCACAAGCCATTTAAATATGCTGATAAGCTTCCTAGTGGCTATCTTCCAATGATGGTTGGTGCTAACTCTAATGCCAATCCTGATAATTACTTGGCCGATAATACTCTTGAAAACATCTCAGATAAAAATCCATACTACTGTGAGTTAACGGGGTTATATTGGATTTGGAAAAATTCAGCTTCTGAGAATGTAGGACTTGCACATTATCGACGCTATTTTTATGAGCGTAGTATTGGTGGCCGTAATGCAATGTACCTTTATTTACTTATAATGGGAAATAAAGTTAAACCTATCAGCACTGATAAATTAGATGATTTGCTGACTGAATATGACTGGATCGTAGCACATCCTGAAAACGAAGGTGGTGGCGATTTATGGAATCAGTTTGCAAAGGATAATAATATTTTAGATATGCAACATACCCGAGATGTTATCTCAGAAAAATATCCGGATTATGTTGCAGCTTTTGATGAAGTAATGCATTCTTCATCTTGGATGTCTCCATACAATATGTTTTATGCAAGCAAGAATAAAATGGATGAGTACTGTAAGTGGTTGTTCGATATATTGTTTGAAGTTGAAAAGAGAACTGATATGTCAGGATATACTGATTATCAAAAGCGACTTTATGGATTTCTAAGTGAACGTCTGTTGAATGTTTGGCTGAAGAAACATTCTGAATATAAAGTAAAGTATCTTACTGTTTTTAAATCAGATGATTTGGATAGGAAAGCATTGATTCGTCGGATTACTAATCATTTTGGAATTACCAAGGGAGTCAATAATTAA
- the glf gene encoding UDP-galactopyranose mutase, whose translation MNSYDYLVVGAGLFGATFAYEAAKRGKRVKVIEKRSHIAGNIYTKKVDGIQVHEYGAHIFHTSDKAIWEYVNQFAEFNRYTNSPVANYKGEMYNLPFNMNTFNKMWGVRTPKEAMAKINEQRAEMDGKEPQNLEEQAISLIGRDIYEKLIKGYTEKQWGQKATELPAFIIRRLPVRLTYDNNYFNDLYQGIPMGGYTQIVEKMLASDLIDVELGVDFFDQQDEYLANFPKIVFTGMIDQFFNYELGELEYRSLHFETEELDEDNYQGNAVVNYTDAETPYTRIIEHKHFEFGKGDEGKTIITREYPADWKRGDEPYYPVNNQRNNALYQQYTELAGQKAPNVIFGGRLGQYKYYNMDQVIKAALTTVAEEFDK comes from the coding sequence ATGAATAGCTATGATTATTTAGTAGTAGGTGCCGGCTTATTTGGAGCCACTTTTGCTTACGAAGCAGCTAAGCGTGGCAAGCGCGTTAAGGTGATTGAGAAACGCAGCCATATTGCTGGCAACATCTATACTAAGAAAGTTGATGGCATCCAGGTACATGAATATGGTGCCCACATTTTCCATACTTCGGATAAGGCAATCTGGGAATACGTTAATCAGTTTGCGGAATTCAACCGCTACACGAATTCTCCAGTAGCCAACTACAAAGGGGAAATGTACAACCTGCCATTCAACATGAACACCTTTAATAAGATGTGGGGCGTTCGAACACCTAAAGAAGCAATGGCTAAGATCAATGAGCAGCGAGCTGAAATGGATGGCAAAGAGCCTCAGAACCTAGAAGAACAGGCTATTTCTCTGATCGGTCGCGATATCTATGAAAAGCTGATTAAGGGCTACACCGAAAAGCAGTGGGGGCAAAAGGCAACTGAACTGCCGGCTTTTATCATTCGGCGTCTGCCAGTTCGATTGACTTATGACAACAACTACTTCAATGATCTGTACCAAGGCATTCCAATGGGCGGCTACACGCAGATCGTTGAAAAGATGCTGGCCAGTGATTTGATCGATGTTGAACTGGGGGTTGACTTCTTTGATCAACAAGATGAATATCTGGCAAACTTCCCTAAGATCGTCTTTACTGGGATGATCGATCAATTCTTCAACTATGAATTGGGTGAGTTGGAATACCGCAGCTTACACTTTGAGACTGAAGAGCTTGATGAAGACAACTACCAAGGTAATGCCGTGGTTAATTACACCGATGCCGAAACGCCATACACGCGAATTATTGAGCACAAGCACTTTGAATTCGGTAAGGGCGATGAAGGCAAGACGATCATTACGCGTGAGTACCCAGCTGACTGGAAACGAGGCGATGAACCATACTATCCAGTTAACAACCAACGTAATAATGCTCTTTACCAGCAATACACGGAATTGGCCGGACAAAAGGCACCAAACGTTATTTTTGGTGGTCGTCTGGGTCAATACAAGTACTACAACATGGATCAAGTAATCAAGGCGGCCTTAACGACCGTGGCTGAGGAGTTTGACAAGTAG
- a CDS encoding glycosyltransferase — protein MKLNFVCPELSGNGGTETVLVKALNHLSKNNQIKLYLTSIPENRVWLSQMNPDILIKEVKRNTKFDKMTLLLKTFLSAKNDECFVILGATIIKLAAFVRKIFLKKWPIVSWIHYSLINQDIFDPKNIKLADRHWAISTPIKHQLMDLGIPESKIYLILNPVSQYNGSLNISNQSSMLRLVYVGKIMLHGQKNLIELFDGVSKYPKEIHVDLFGADNSNGEVFNYIEKLKITEKCTFHGWQKNPWKKIINEIHPNALALTSKYEGLPMVMIEAMERGIPCLVADFSGYEDVLIEKVNGFVYRSDSTSDLVDKMHLLKENIFSADLVHKSVKKFEDPEYFERLDQAVNEIGEL, from the coding sequence ATGAAATTGAATTTTGTTTGCCCAGAGCTATCTGGAAATGGTGGTACTGAAACAGTTTTAGTTAAAGCTTTAAATCATTTATCAAAAAATAATCAAATAAAGCTCTATTTAACTAGCATACCGGAAAATCGTGTATGGTTAAGTCAAATGAATCCTGATATCCTTATTAAGGAAGTTAAGAGAAATACCAAATTTGATAAAATGACATTGCTTTTAAAAACTTTTTTATCTGCTAAAAATGATGAATGCTTTGTTATTCTTGGTGCAACTATTATTAAATTAGCTGCTTTTGTTAGAAAAATATTTTTAAAAAAATGGCCTATTGTTTCATGGATACATTATTCTTTGATTAATCAAGATATATTTGATCCCAAAAATATTAAATTAGCTGACCGACATTGGGCAATAAGTACCCCTATTAAACACCAGCTTATGGATTTAGGGATTCCAGAGAGCAAAATCTATTTAATTTTAAATCCAGTTAGTCAATATAATGGTTCACTTAATATTTCTAATCAGTCTTCGATGCTTAGGCTGGTATATGTTGGGAAAATTATGCTGCATGGACAAAAGAATTTAATTGAGCTTTTCGATGGAGTTAGCAAATATCCTAAAGAAATACATGTTGATTTATTTGGAGCAGATAACAGCAATGGGGAAGTTTTTAATTATATAGAAAAATTAAAAATTACTGAGAAGTGTACTTTTCATGGTTGGCAGAAAAATCCTTGGAAAAAGATAATAAATGAGATTCATCCCAATGCCTTAGCTCTAACTTCAAAATATGAAGGATTGCCTATGGTAATGATTGAAGCTATGGAACGAGGAATTCCTTGCTTGGTTGCTGATTTTAGTGGTTATGAAGATGTACTAATTGAGAAAGTAAATGGCTTTGTCTATAGAAGTGATAGCACGTCTGATTTGGTAGATAAAATGCATTTATTAAAAGAAAATATTTTTTCTGCTGATTTAGTTCATAAAAGTGTAAAAAAGTTTGAGGACCCAGAATACTTTGAACGTTTGGATCAAGCGGTAAATGAGATTGGTGAATTATGA
- a CDS encoding flippase, producing the protein MKVIKNYLYNAGYQILLMLAPLITTPYVSRVLGAHGSGINSYTNSWVTFFYLIGQLGITLYGNREVAYHRDDKHERSRIFWGIEFMQLITSTMAFFAFLLAIFLFSTTFRKYFLLQSLWIVATGLDVSWYFMGMEDFKKTVTRNTIVKLISIGLIFALVKEPGDLWKYILLLGLAQVGGNLTLWPYLKGSIEWVAIKEWHPFQHLYPSLLLFIPTITTQVYVVVNRLMLGHMSSQEALGQFDYGDKIVKLVLSVVTATGTVMLPHVANKFANGDIKAVRKSLYNSFDFVTALSVPMMFGLMAISAKFAPWFLGGEYVQTGRLIFLESPIILFIAWSNVTGTQYLMPVNRVNEYTLSVTVGAVINIIANLFLIQGWGAEGAAVATVISELAVTFVQLYCVRTTIRRRQLFASLWRYLISGILMYFVVYRLDQIMQMTIINLMIQVALGAVVYVACLFVLHAPVIEQAKVMLNRR; encoded by the coding sequence ATGAAGGTTATCAAAAACTATCTGTATAATGCGGGCTACCAAATTCTGTTAATGTTAGCTCCTTTAATCACAACCCCCTATGTATCGCGGGTCCTAGGAGCGCATGGCAGCGGTATCAATTCATACACGAATAGTTGGGTAACCTTTTTTTATTTAATTGGTCAATTAGGGATTACTTTATATGGTAATCGAGAGGTTGCTTACCACCGTGATGATAAACATGAACGTTCCAGAATCTTTTGGGGCATTGAGTTCATGCAATTGATTACATCAACTATGGCATTCTTTGCCTTCTTGTTGGCTATCTTCTTGTTTAGTACGACATTCCGAAAATACTTCTTGCTACAGTCATTATGGATTGTAGCAACAGGATTAGATGTCTCATGGTATTTCATGGGAATGGAAGATTTTAAAAAGACGGTTACACGGAATACCATCGTAAAATTGATATCAATTGGTTTGATTTTTGCCTTAGTCAAAGAACCAGGGGATCTTTGGAAATATATCCTATTATTAGGGCTTGCTCAAGTGGGCGGTAATTTGACTTTATGGCCATATTTAAAAGGCAGTATTGAATGGGTAGCAATAAAAGAATGGCATCCTTTTCAACATTTGTACCCATCATTGTTATTATTTATCCCAACTATTACGACTCAAGTGTATGTTGTCGTAAATCGTTTGATGTTGGGGCATATGTCATCGCAAGAAGCGTTAGGCCAATTTGACTATGGAGATAAAATCGTTAAATTAGTTCTGTCTGTAGTAACTGCAACAGGGACAGTTATGCTACCCCATGTGGCTAATAAATTTGCGAATGGTGACATTAAAGCAGTTCGCAAGAGTCTCTATAATTCATTCGATTTCGTTACTGCATTGTCAGTACCAATGATGTTTGGTTTGATGGCAATTTCAGCTAAATTTGCTCCCTGGTTTCTAGGAGGGGAGTACGTTCAGACTGGACGTTTGATTTTTCTCGAATCGCCAATTATCTTATTTATTGCTTGGAGTAATGTTACTGGAACGCAATATCTAATGCCTGTTAATCGTGTTAACGAATATACGCTATCTGTGACAGTTGGAGCTGTCATAAATATTATTGCTAATTTATTTTTGATTCAAGGATGGGGAGCTGAAGGGGCAGCTGTTGCCACGGTTATTTCTGAGCTTGCTGTAACATTTGTTCAATTATATTGTGTACGTACAACCATACGGCGGCGACAGTTATTTGCTTCTTTGTGGCGTTATTTAATCAGTGGGATTTTAATGTATTTTGTTGTTTACCGATTAGATCAAATTATGCAAATGACGATTATAAATTTGATGATTCAGGTTGCCTTAGGAGCAGTTGTTTATGTAGCCTGTTTATTTGTATTGCATGCGCCAGTGATTGAGCAAGCAAAGGTAATGCTGAATAGGAGATAA
- a CDS encoding acyltransferase family protein: MIKKRILWIDLARAIGMLLIIIGHIPNAFSEFTYNMIYAVNVPLFFILSGYLFRVQPYAKQLYKLFYNLILPYLFTGVLMLLISEFVNNFWRYGGLISGGSTKEMLAKIFFAVGTNTNMLMTGFHMPSIGAIWFLPALFFSSIIYNFLMKTIGKYKQGFYIVGVITLLICALGFLITKDNATIILPWSLNAAFIGTFFLWIGALIHRNYFIKRHMIIFSILGLIIWFFSSKFGAFWLNRAYADNPIIAVIGACGGSYAIMGICYGLEKITDVNGWHRVMTLIAIYGKDSLIVLCAHILDLNHTMSSFYITREFASVPTIGNMVLILYRISITVIAIILFRFLPVFKNIYYNRQYPFKFQKKFTNVNRQEKN; this comes from the coding sequence ATGATTAAAAAAAGAATTTTATGGATTGATTTGGCAAGAGCTATTGGGATGTTACTAATAATAATTGGACATATTCCAAATGCTTTTTCAGAATTTACGTATAATATGATTTATGCTGTTAACGTACCGCTATTTTTTATTCTGTCTGGTTATCTTTTTAGGGTCCAGCCATATGCAAAGCAGCTATATAAGTTATTTTACAATCTAATTCTCCCGTATCTATTTACTGGGGTTTTAATGCTTTTGATTAGTGAATTTGTAAACAATTTTTGGAGATATGGTGGATTGATTAGTGGTGGTAGTACTAAAGAAATGTTAGCAAAGATATTTTTTGCTGTTGGTACGAATACGAATATGTTAATGACTGGTTTTCATATGCCTTCAATCGGTGCAATATGGTTTTTACCAGCGCTTTTCTTTAGTTCTATAATTTATAATTTCCTGATGAAGACAATAGGCAAATATAAACAAGGTTTTTATATTGTCGGTGTTATTACGTTATTAATTTGTGCTTTAGGTTTTTTAATTACCAAAGATAATGCTACTATTATTTTGCCATGGTCTCTAAATGCTGCATTTATTGGGACCTTCTTTTTATGGATAGGGGCTTTAATTCATAGAAATTATTTTATAAAACGACACATGATTATTTTTTCTATATTAGGTTTGATAATATGGTTCTTTTCAAGCAAATTCGGTGCATTTTGGTTGAATCGAGCATATGCAGATAATCCTATAATAGCTGTTATTGGCGCTTGCGGTGGTTCTTATGCGATTATGGGGATTTGCTATGGCTTAGAAAAAATTACTGATGTAAATGGTTGGCACAGAGTTATGACATTAATTGCAATTTATGGAAAAGACTCATTAATTGTATTATGTGCACATATTCTCGACTTAAATCATACAATGAGCAGTTTTTATATCACTAGAGAATTTGCAAGTGTACCAACTATAGGTAATATGGTTCTGATACTATATCGAATTTCAATAACAGTAATAGCGATTATTTTATTTAGATTTTTACCAGTTTTTAAAAATATTTATTATAATCGGCAATACCCTTTCAAGTTTCAAAAAAAATTTACAAATGTAAATAGACAAGAGAAAAATTAG
- a CDS encoding N-acetylmuramoyl-L-alanine amidase — translation MDLRKHYKMFKKGKKWCCMALMTVAVAAGTVMATQTANADTAVETGNAAVSTTSEVPSASANTSGSATSSESAASAMSSTTITNQASASSTENITSAVSESANIISQPVADNANSQSSVASTANDSAASELEITESTSSASVSTNSDTAVKMTSTASDNAESSAASSAVADTENVVMTSLAVAAQKDGLVTENGNTYYYQNGQQLKNYFATINGKTYYFKSDGTMAKDYFYNNWGHTYYFQSDGSRMDNNFYNNWGHTYYFGDGGVRLDDGFYNNWGHTYYFGDGGVRLDDGFYGNWGHMYYFGDGGVRLDDGFYNNWGNTYYFGNGGVRLDNSFYNNWGNLYYFGSDGSLQKNKQVSVNLTRYWANSDGVLTPQFDNGVNQYIINNHIGHASITYYNAIPENITGTYSGTSDGKPNMIVVHETANPNDNIWGEINYEKSHYNSAFVHAFVDNNSIIQISDTDHEAWGAAYPANGRAVQFEQVEVYGGWNFAAELVNAAYYTAYKMKQYGMYPRIADGDLSATLWSHHDVSRYLGGTDHTDPDSYWSNRAWTNFGTGYGMWDFTMLVNYEYALLQ, via the coding sequence ATGGATTTGCGGAAACACTATAAAATGTTTAAGAAGGGCAAGAAGTGGTGCTGTATGGCCTTGATGACCGTTGCAGTTGCTGCTGGAACGGTGATGGCAACACAAACGGCTAATGCGGATACAGCAGTTGAAACGGGCAATGCTGCAGTATCAACAACTTCTGAAGTTCCATCGGCCAGTGCAAACACTTCTGGTTCAGCTACATCTAGTGAGAGTGCAGCTTCGGCAATGTCAAGCACAACTATTACAAACCAGGCTAGTGCTTCCAGTACAGAAAATATAACTAGCGCTGTGAGCGAATCTGCAAATATTATCAGTCAACCTGTTGCAGATAATGCCAACAGCCAATCTTCTGTTGCAAGTACGGCTAATGATAGTGCAGCCAGTGAGTTAGAAATTACTGAAAGTACTAGTTCAGCATCAGTAAGCACAAACTCTGATACCGCTGTAAAAATGACCTCTACGGCTTCAGACAATGCTGAAAGTTCAGCTGCTAGTTCTGCAGTAGCTGATACTGAAAATGTAGTAATGACCTCATTAGCTGTTGCTGCACAAAAGGATGGCTTAGTAACTGAAAATGGCAATACTTATTATTATCAAAATGGTCAGCAATTAAAAAATTATTTTGCAACCATTAATGGTAAAACCTATTATTTCAAATCCGATGGGACAATGGCCAAAGATTATTTTTATAATAACTGGGGTCATACGTATTACTTCCAAAGCGATGGCTCTCGGATGGACAATAATTTCTACAATAACTGGGGTCATACGTATTACTTTGGTGATGGTGGCGTTCGCTTAGATGATGGATTCTATAATAATTGGGGTCATACTTACTACTTTGGTGATGGTGGCGTTCGCTTAGATGATGGATTCTATGGTAACTGGGGTCATATGTATTACTTTGGTGATGGTGGCGTTCGCTTAGATGATGGATTTTATAATAATTGGGGAAATACTTATTACTTTGGAAATGGTGGAGTTCGTTTAGATAATAGCTTTTACAATAATTGGGGGAATCTTTACTACTTTGGTTCAGATGGCTCATTACAAAAAAATAAGCAAGTTAGTGTTAATTTAACGAGATATTGGGCTAATAGTGATGGTGTTTTAACTCCCCAATTTGATAATGGGGTAAACCAATACATTATTAATAACCATATAGGTCATGCAAGCATTACATATTACAATGCTATTCCTGAAAATATTACGGGAACTTATTCCGGCACTAGCGATGGGAAGCCTAATATGATTGTTGTTCATGAAACTGCAAACCCTAATGACAATATCTGGGGTGAGATAAATTATGAAAAATCACATTATAATAGTGCCTTTGTTCACGCATTTGTAGATAATAATAGCATTATTCAAATTTCTGATACTGACCATGAGGCATGGGGAGCAGCCTATCCAGCTAATGGCCGCGCTGTTCAGTTTGAACAGGTCGAAGTATATGGAGGTTGGAATTTCGCCGCAGAACTTGTAAATGCTGCCTACTACACTGCCTATAAAATGAAACAGTATGGGATGTATCCAAGAATTGCTGATGGTGATTTGAGTGCTACTTTATGGTCGCATCATGATGTAAGTCGCTATTTAGGCGGTACTGATCATACTGACCCAGACAGTTACTGGTCAAATCGCGCTTGGACCAATTTTGGGACTGGTTATGGTATGTGGGATTTTACTATGTTGGTTAATTATGAATATGCATTGCTGCAGTAA
- a CDS encoding DUF4422 domain-containing protein: protein MEVKVLVAAHKNYQMPTDPLYLPVFVGKDLHPDVNRTFQGDNTGDNISSKNPTYNELTAIYWGWKNLQDLDAMGLVHYRRYLSLNHKKSLDSVLSESQVQDLLKDNDIILPPKRNYYIETNESHYLHAHHHEPFEIMRQVIHEKYPQYVPAFEKVMKRTWAHMFNMFIMKRKPLDEYCTWMFDVLSEVEKRTDITSYSDYEKRVYGFLSELLLDVWLECHPEYKTVEVNYVFMEKQNWLVKGGKFLKRKITGYSE from the coding sequence ATGGAAGTAAAAGTACTGGTAGCAGCACACAAAAATTACCAAATGCCTACGGATCCACTGTATTTGCCTGTATTTGTTGGGAAAGATCTTCATCCTGATGTAAATCGTACTTTTCAAGGGGATAACACCGGCGATAATATTTCTTCAAAAAATCCAACATATAATGAATTAACCGCCATTTACTGGGGATGGAAAAACTTACAAGATTTGGATGCAATGGGATTGGTTCATTATCGACGTTATCTGAGCTTAAATCATAAAAAGTCATTGGACTCAGTATTAAGTGAATCCCAAGTCCAAGACTTATTAAAAGATAACGATATTATCTTGCCTCCTAAGCGAAACTATTATATTGAAACCAATGAATCACATTATTTGCATGCACATCATCATGAGCCATTTGAAATCATGCGACAGGTAATTCATGAAAAGTATCCTCAGTATGTGCCTGCCTTCGAAAAAGTAATGAAACGTACATGGGCACATATGTTTAATATGTTTATCATGAAGCGTAAACCACTTGATGAATATTGTACTTGGATGTTTGACGTATTATCCGAGGTTGAAAAACGAACAGATATTACAAGCTATTCTGACTATGAAAAACGAGTATATGGCTTTTTAAGTGAACTACTACTCGATGTGTGGTTGGAGTGTCATCCTGAATATAAGACCGTCGAAGTCAACTATGTCTTTATGGAAAAGCAAAACTGGCTGGTAAAGGGTGGCAAGTTTTTGAAACGTAAGATTACGGGATATAGTGAATAA
- a CDS encoding beta-1,6-N-acetylglucosaminyltransferase, whose translation MQAVLILAHKNIDQVIELSQRLSSCFNVYIHFDKKVSLSEKQELSLKKLNVNFFSKYDVKWGSYSIVRATIDLMKLALENPKNKYFHLISGQDWPMKAPQKIYDFFEHTNKIYMNYWRAIDMRKSGEPEIWWVKYYFNYDQINRRTTFGKIYHRFLLLVQTLGRVNKLKKYGVDENDIYAGQEWVDVPRDALEYTIEYYEGHPNLEKIFSTSFCSDEIWMQSILCNSPYRDRIDKNIHHFIEMVRNPGIQPAILDEKYYEKIIKGDYWWGRKVERPVSDKLISLLDQKNRF comes from the coding sequence ATGCAAGCTGTATTAATTTTGGCACATAAGAATATTGACCAGGTTATCGAGCTTTCACAACGATTGAGCTCTTGCTTCAATGTGTATATCCATTTTGATAAAAAGGTTAGTCTCAGTGAAAAACAAGAGCTTAGTTTGAAGAAATTAAATGTTAACTTTTTTTCGAAATATGATGTCAAATGGGGAAGTTATAGTATTGTACGGGCTACTATTGATTTAATGAAATTAGCTTTAGAGAATCCTAAAAATAAATACTTTCATCTAATATCTGGTCAGGATTGGCCAATGAAAGCACCCCAAAAAATTTATGATTTTTTTGAACATACTAATAAGATATACATGAACTACTGGCGTGCGATTGACATGCGAAAATCTGGGGAACCAGAAATTTGGTGGGTAAAATATTATTTCAATTATGATCAAATTAATCGACGAACTACTTTTGGAAAAATTTATCATCGCTTTTTATTACTCGTTCAGACACTGGGACGTGTTAATAAACTTAAAAAGTATGGTGTAGATGAAAATGATATCTATGCGGGGCAAGAATGGGTTGATGTTCCTAGGGATGCTCTAGAATATACTATTGAATATTATGAAGGTCATCCTAATTTAGAAAAGATTTTTTCAACTAGTTTCTGTTCTGATGAGATATGGATGCAGAGCATACTATGCAATTCTCCATATAGAGATAGAATCGATAAAAATATCCATCATTTTATTGAAATGGTGAGGAATCCTGGTATTCAACCAGCAATTTTGGATGAAAAGTATTATGAAAAAATTATTAAAGGAGATTATTGGTGGGGGAGAAAGGTTGAACGTCCAGTCTCTGATAAACTAATCAGCCTATTGGATCAGAAAAATCGGTTTTAG
- a CDS encoding lipopolysaccharide biosynthesis protein — MKSKNYSMQDLSKIIVKNLLVIIIFTILGGGAFGLLAKHKRSTTYTAERSVVVSHNFSNANKKNDVVNADLSMTSTYSDMINGREVTNKAYKLLSKKMRKEYTRNQIAASINSETHPESLVISIKAHGNSAKDAVAIVNAATDAAKLEIPKMQPGAGNVHVYPKATESSVVSKTTPSTKKYVVIGSALGLLFGMIVAFAVDTWKKLI; from the coding sequence ATGAAAAGCAAAAATTATAGTATGCAGGATTTATCAAAAATCATTGTAAAAAATTTATTAGTAATTATTATTTTTACTATATTGGGTGGTGGAGCTTTTGGTTTACTAGCTAAACATAAACGTTCAACAACCTATACTGCTGAAAGAAGTGTTGTTGTAAGCCATAACTTCAGTAATGCTAATAAAAAAAATGATGTAGTTAATGCTGATCTATCAATGACCTCTACGTACTCAGATATGATTAATGGACGCGAAGTAACCAATAAAGCATATAAACTATTGTCTAAGAAGATGCGTAAGGAATATACACGGAATCAAATTGCTGCCTCAATTAATTCTGAAACTCATCCAGAATCGTTGGTAATCAGCATTAAGGCTCATGGAAATTCTGCAAAAGATGCAGTTGCTATTGTTAACGCAGCAACAGATGCAGCAAAGTTAGAAATTCCGAAAATGCAACCAGGTGCTGGCAACGTTCACGTCTATCCTAAGGCTACAGAAAGCAGTGTCGTATCTAAGACCACGCCTTCTACAAAAAAGTATGTTGTTATTGGTAGTGCCTTAGGACTACTTTTTGGAATGATTGTGGCTTTTGCTGTTGATACTTGGAAGAAATTGATTTAG